A region from the Lutra lutra chromosome 1, mLutLut1.2, whole genome shotgun sequence genome encodes:
- the TIMM13 gene encoding mitochondrial import inner membrane translocase subunit Tim13: MEGGFGSDFGSSGGGKLDPGLIMEQVKVQIAVANAQELLQRMTDKCFRKCIGKPGGSLDNSEQKCIAMCMDRYMDAWNTVSRAYNSRLQRERANM; encoded by the exons ATGGAGGGTGGCTTCGGCTCCGATTTCGGGAGCTCCGGCGGCGGCAAGCTGGACCCGGGGCTCATCATGGAGCAGGTGAAGGTGCAGATCGCCGTGGCTAACGCGCAGGAGCTGTTGCAG AGGATGACGGACAAGTGCTTCCGGAAGTGCATTGGGAAGCCTGGGGGCTCCCTGGACAACTCGGAACAG AAGTGCATCGCCATGTGCATGGACCGCTACATGGACGCCTGGAACACCGTGTCCCGCGCCTACAACTCGCGACTGCAGCGAGAACGAGCCAACATGTGA